One genomic region from Xyrauchen texanus isolate HMW12.3.18 chromosome 4, RBS_HiC_50CHRs, whole genome shotgun sequence encodes:
- the LOC127642967 gene encoding nucleus accumbens-associated protein 2-like, with amino-acid sequence MMSQLLHMEIPNFGSTVLDSLNEQRLLGQHCDVAIMVNGQAFKAHRAVLAASSLYFRDLFSGSTQTLFELPSSVAPSCFRQILSFCYTGRMTVSASDQLMVMYTAGYLQIQNIVERGMDLMFKTSAPYCDSQTSATDDPPSPNNNNNNSSLLLGDHTTVCKIKEENLETSVCAPSVEQKHAEEDRGTRGRSSRMSTLFYTGGGGNGVIPVMHPYEHSTRDHSSPGASSLPTTDSPTSHQNEEEDFEDDSYESLTNGKIYGGTASLFGIQEKMEVSSLPLSLENRFCVLLGGDREALPAGLISQIGYRCHPALYTEGDPGERLELIGGSGVFMTRGQLMNCHLCAGVKHKVLLRRLLAAFFDRNTLADSCGTGIRSSNCDPNRKPLDSRILNTVKLYCQNFAPNFKESEMNVIAADMCTNARRVRKRWLPKIKSMLPEAIEVYRGTAVLGQMEGATQQSGGFPFESEFKHLTASNLTLEQHLYGDCRETLRNGSHFTGVSIEERSKGEAAKPETGQARESDTPQDIERLPESPERAASVLALNPASKKGEKERAASSPRTQRGTEQTETT; translated from the exons ATGATGTCACAGCTCTTGCACATGGAGATCCCAAACTTTGGCAGCACAGTTCTGGACAGCCTAAATGAACAGCGGTTGCTGGGCCAGCACTGCGATGTGGCCATCATGGTCAATGGACAGGCCTTCAAGGCCCACCGTGCCGTGCTGGCGGCCAGCAGCCTGTACTTCCGTGATTTGTTCAGCGGTAGCACCCAGACTCTCTTTGAGCTGCCCTCGTCTGTGGCCCCATCCTGTTTCCGGCAGATCTTGTCATTCTGCTACACGGGCAGGATGACAGTGAGTGCCAGTGATCAGCTGATGGTCATGTACACTGCAGGCTACCTTCAGATCCAGAACATTGTGGAACGAGGAATGGACCTCATGTTCAAGACCAGCGCTCCATACTGCGACTCCCAGACATCTGCCACAGACGATCCCCCCAgcccaaacaacaacaacaacaactcctcCCTGTTGCTAGGTGACCACACAACTGTCTGCAAGATCAAGGAGGAGAATCTGGAGACCTCGGTGTGTGCTCCGAGCGTAGAGCAAAAGCATGCTGAGGAGGataggggcacaaggggcagatcTTCAAGGATGAGCACTCTTTTCTACACCGGTGGAGGTGGCAATGGGGTAATACCTGTGATGCATCCCTATGAGCACTCCACCAGGGATCACTCCAGCCCTGGAGCCTCAAGCCTCCCAACCACAGACAGCCCAACGTCACATCAAAATGAGGAGGAGGATTTTGAGGATGACTCATATGAGAGCCTAACAAATGGAAAGATCTATGGGGGCACGGCCAGTCTCTTTGGCA TACAAGAGAAGATGGAGGTGTCCTCCCTGCCTCTGTCCTTGGAGAACCGCTTCTGTGTGCTGCTGGGAGGAGACAGAGAGGCTCTGCCCGCTGGTCTCATTAGCCAGATCGGCTACCGTTGCCACCCTGCTCTCTACACAGAGGGAGACCCTGGAGAGAGGCTGGAGCTTATTGGAG GATCTGGTGTCTTCATGACGCGTGGTCAGCTGATGAACTGTCACCTCTGCGCTGGGGTCAAGCACAAAGTCCTGCTGAGACGCCTCCTAGCTGCTTTTTTTGACAG GAACACACTTGCAGACAGCTGTGGTACTGGAATTCGTTCTTCTAACTGTGATCCAAACCGCAAACCACTGGACAGCCGCATCCTCAACACGGTCAAAC TCTACTGTCAGAACTTTGCCCCTAACTTCAAAGAGAGTGAAATGAATGTGATTGCTGCAGACATGTGCACAAACGCCCGGAGAGTTCGTAAACGCTGGCTCCCCAAAATCAAGTCCATGCTCCCAGAAGCCATTGAGGTATACAGGGGGACTGCAGTCCTAGGCCAGATGGAGGGAGCCACCCAGCAAAGTGGTGGTTTTCCATTTGAGTCAGAGTTCAAACACCTGACAGCATCAAATCTGACTCTGGAGCAGCATCTCTATGGAGACTGCAGAGAGACACTGAGGAATGGCTCTCACTTCACAGGAGTCAGTATAGAAGAGAGATCCAAAGGTGAAGCAGCCAAGCCTGAGACAGGGCAAGCCAGAGAGTCAGACACCCCTCAGGACATTGAGAGGCTTCCGGAGAGTCCTGAGAGAGCGGCCAGTGTGCTCGCCCTAAACCCAGCCAGCAAGAAAGGAGAAAAAGAGCGGGCAGCCAGCAGCCCTAGAACACAAAGAGGAACAGAACAGACAGAGACCACATAA